A window of Rubricoccus marinus contains these coding sequences:
- a CDS encoding GWxTD domain-containing protein — protein MRVLVALVLFGAVPAFAQPREEASRVLAEARALIASGDDGAAYRLAGRALDGSPEDVPLLELRLELQQRGVGLTARPPFARRIARRRSAERLLRLDSTSAIAHDEIGRQRLEDYLFDRDFIKVGGGFGDVAMRHGDVLSRNDRRNYRPGTRTQEVRFNRGGRYDLAGLRATYPILGKPGMEDDLREARRSLNAAVRHGGGTYAWPLARLLIAEGEFDALLALGEAQEDDLLRAVALFRLGRTREAAGAFDVAMAAMTEDERRDLDDPARVRPDDPPRDAERFWREQDVRLLTDENERLLEHRARVAEADRLFGWPTELGRGATRGEIYIRYGAPEDRATLSEPFYPGDAHVTQGGDVMGSPRFVVWEYADGPRYVFTDPYWSGDYAIYAPSSLAFSASASADADDYIEQDERLRREMPDASQYVPPTSWPLAVLTTGFKGANGMVDLVVVTGLEADRDADIRSAVFAIRDGTPEAMTETAIESGASGATRTFVTTLAVPPGEVTVVSEVAGEDDEGGWVRERQIAWDYGTGLKLSGLLLATSVDEGRAPEPGEIRRGDAIIRPTPEAVFASGDPVAVYAEVYGLRVRDGLARYSVEAALVPDDGRPGVVQAIGGLFGRGRRRGVAVRIDASSPSADAGIPLLLDASRQRPGAYTLTLAVMDEATGETVETARAVTLR, from the coding sequence ATGCGTGTTCTCGTTGCTCTCGTCCTGTTCGGCGCCGTCCCTGCTTTTGCGCAGCCGCGCGAGGAGGCCTCTCGCGTGCTGGCCGAGGCTCGGGCGCTGATCGCCAGTGGCGACGACGGTGCGGCGTACAGATTAGCCGGCCGCGCGTTGGACGGCTCGCCAGAGGACGTACCGCTCCTCGAACTCCGCCTCGAACTCCAGCAGCGCGGCGTCGGCCTCACGGCACGGCCTCCGTTCGCGCGTCGCATCGCGCGCCGTCGCTCCGCCGAGCGCCTCTTGCGCTTGGACTCCACCAGCGCCATCGCGCACGACGAGATTGGGCGCCAGAGGCTGGAGGACTACCTCTTCGACCGCGACTTTATCAAAGTCGGCGGCGGCTTCGGGGACGTGGCGATGCGCCATGGCGACGTGCTGAGCCGAAACGACCGCCGGAACTACCGCCCCGGCACGCGCACGCAAGAGGTCAGATTTAACCGCGGCGGCCGCTACGACCTCGCTGGCCTCCGCGCGACGTACCCGATCCTCGGCAAGCCCGGCATGGAGGATGACCTCCGCGAGGCGCGCCGCTCGCTGAATGCCGCCGTCCGCCACGGCGGCGGGACCTACGCGTGGCCTCTGGCGCGGCTGCTCATCGCCGAGGGCGAATTCGACGCGCTCCTCGCGCTGGGCGAGGCGCAAGAGGACGACCTGTTGCGCGCCGTCGCGCTGTTCCGGCTGGGCCGGACGCGAGAGGCCGCTGGCGCCTTCGACGTGGCGATGGCCGCGATGACCGAGGACGAGCGCCGTGACCTGGACGACCCCGCGCGGGTGCGCCCGGACGACCCGCCGCGCGACGCCGAGCGCTTCTGGCGTGAGCAGGACGTGCGCCTCTTGACCGACGAAAACGAGCGCCTGCTGGAGCACCGCGCGCGCGTCGCCGAAGCCGACCGCCTGTTCGGCTGGCCCACCGAATTGGGACGAGGCGCCACGCGCGGCGAGATCTACATCCGCTACGGCGCGCCAGAGGACCGCGCGACGCTCAGCGAGCCGTTCTACCCCGGCGACGCGCACGTCACGCAGGGCGGCGATGTGATGGGCTCGCCGCGGTTCGTGGTCTGGGAGTACGCCGACGGCCCCCGCTACGTGTTCACCGACCCTTACTGGAGCGGCGACTACGCCATCTACGCCCCGTCCTCACTCGCCTTTTCCGCCTCCGCGAGCGCCGACGCCGACGACTACATCGAGCAGGACGAGCGGTTGCGGCGCGAGATGCCCGACGCCTCGCAGTACGTCCCGCCCACCTCGTGGCCTCTGGCGGTCCTCACCACGGGATTCAAGGGCGCGAACGGAATGGTCGACCTCGTCGTCGTGACCGGACTGGAGGCCGACCGTGACGCGGACATCCGCAGCGCTGTCTTCGCGATTCGTGACGGCACGCCAGAGGCTATGACCGAGACCGCTATCGAATCCGGCGCCTCTGGCGCCACGCGGACGTTCGTGACGACGCTCGCGGTCCCGCCGGGCGAAGTGACTGTCGTCTCTGAGGTAGCCGGCGAGGACGACGAAGGCGGGTGGGTGCGCGAGCGGCAGATCGCTTGGGACTACGGGACGGGCCTCAAGCTTTCCGGCCTGCTCCTCGCCACGAGTGTGGACGAAGGGCGCGCTCCCGAGCCCGGCGAGATCCGCCGCGGGGACGCCATCATCCGCCCCACGCCAGAGGCCGTCTTCGCCTCTGGCGACCCTGTCGCGGTGTACGCCGAGGTCTACGGACTGCGCGTGCGCGACGGGCTGGCGCGCTACAGCGTCGAGGCGGCGCTCGTGCCGGACGACGGGCGCCCAGGCGTGGTCCAGGCTATCGGCGGGCTCTTTGGCCGGGGCCGCCGCCGCGGCGTCGCCGTGCGCATCGACGCGTCCTCTCCCTCCGCCGATGCCGGCATCCCGCTCCTGCTCGACGCGAGCCGCCAGAGACCGGGCGCGTACACGCTCACGCTGGCGGTAATGGACGAGGCCACTGGCGAGACGGTGGAGACCGCCCGGGCGGTGACGCTACGCTAG
- a CDS encoding COX15/CtaA family protein yields the protein MGSPRAPEAIGDMDRHTLDRQRRAARLAWITLGYTVLVILWGAVVRATGAGAGCGSHWPTCNGEIVPMAPSLNTIIEFGHRVTSGLALPLVLAMAVFVWRAFPRGAAVRTYAVLSVVFMIIEGAIGAGLVLLEYVALDARTARALWIAGHLINTFILLAWITLTAWGAGNRPLPRWLGSGARGASIAAALFGLIVLGASGAITALGDTLVLVGGLSPEEHALVETLVSLRILHPTLAFVVFGLVALAVWASRERPLATRIGKAVAGVFVFQLAFGALNVWLLAPLWMQVSHLLITDVIWIGFVCFAAQALGDRVVAREAAPVLA from the coding sequence GTGGGATCCCCGCGCGCGCCAGAGGCTATTGGGGACATGGACCGCCACACTCTAGACCGGCAGCGCCGCGCCGCGCGGCTCGCGTGGATCACGCTGGGCTACACCGTTCTCGTGATCCTCTGGGGCGCCGTCGTGCGAGCGACGGGCGCGGGCGCCGGATGCGGCTCGCACTGGCCGACGTGCAACGGCGAGATCGTGCCGATGGCGCCGAGCCTGAACACCATCATCGAGTTCGGGCACCGCGTGACGAGTGGCCTCGCGCTGCCGCTCGTGCTCGCGATGGCCGTGTTCGTGTGGCGGGCGTTCCCGAGGGGCGCGGCAGTGCGGACCTACGCGGTGCTCTCGGTCGTTTTTATGATCATCGAGGGCGCGATCGGCGCAGGGCTCGTGCTCCTGGAATACGTAGCGCTGGACGCGCGGACGGCACGGGCGCTCTGGATCGCCGGGCACCTCATCAACACGTTTATCCTGCTCGCGTGGATCACCCTGACCGCCTGGGGCGCGGGCAACAGGCCGCTGCCAAGGTGGCTCGGCTCGGGCGCCAGAGGCGCGTCCATCGCCGCGGCGCTGTTCGGGCTGATCGTGCTCGGGGCCTCTGGCGCGATCACGGCGTTGGGCGACACGCTCGTGCTCGTCGGCGGGCTCTCGCCAGAGGAGCACGCGCTGGTGGAGACGCTCGTGAGCCTGCGGATCCTGCACCCCACGCTCGCCTTCGTCGTCTTCGGTCTTGTGGCCCTCGCCGTGTGGGCCTCTCGCGAGAGGCCTCTGGCGACGCGCATCGGCAAGGCTGTAGCGGGCGTGTTCGTGTTCCAGTTGGCTTTTGGTGCCCTCAACGTGTGGCTGCTGGCGCCGTTGTGGATGCAGGTCTCGCACTTGCTCATCACGGATGTGATCTGGATCGGGTTCGTGTGCTTCGCGGCGCAGGCTCTGGGAGACCGCGTGGTGGCCCGGGAGGCGGCGCCGGTTCTCGCCTGA
- a CDS encoding protease inhibitor I42 family protein, with translation MSPAASLLLPGLALAAIGCGGCGASGGGPRARAPEAAVSPEASQTVVLRAGETIGPVRARVGMAITVEGSARLGTGRSWRPEDLPPTLRADALPTRSASEADGGEDLQAFALRASAAGEYRVRFVYGVPWEGTPEAECVVVLDVR, from the coding sequence ATGAGCCCCGCAGCGTCCCTGCTACTCCCGGGCCTCGCGCTCGCCGCCATCGGGTGCGGCGGGTGCGGGGCCTCTGGCGGGGGTCCCCGCGCCCGTGCGCCAGAGGCCGCGGTTTCGCCAGAGGCCTCCCAGACGGTGGTGCTCCGTGCTGGCGAGACCATCGGGCCGGTTCGCGCGAGAGTCGGCATGGCGATCACCGTGGAGGGCTCCGCGCGGCTGGGAACGGGCCGCTCGTGGCGGCCGGAGGACCTCCCACCAACGCTCCGCGCCGACGCGCTCCCCACACGCAGCGCGTCAGAGGCCGACGGCGGTGAGGACCTACAAGCGTTCGCACTTCGCGCGTCGGCCGCGGGCGAGTACCGCGTGCGCTTCGTCTACGGCGTGCCGTGGGAGGGCACGCCAGAGGCCGAGTGCGTGGTCGTTCTGGACGTCCGGTAG
- a CDS encoding C1 family peptidase translates to MQLLRWTALFAVVLLALPASAQEEGTPKWYESRLEEAPGEIREQLQQLNEKADGYMVGYTTALDRKLEDLAGEIEPRDAERIAERQNEFVKEAIEVMRDEFPEEYEEYQRSLAEGDEVLKSAGGERLLRSPAYSVDAIAELGAFNWRSRGVMTPVVNQGSCGSCWAFSAVDAYEGAWVRRYGSSQRNVHVSEQDAMDCSVRSGRRPCDGGWKQDVYARMLTEGVTDASTAPYTARNGTCRRGLARPYDSYLWGYATSNNVSPSSPQTRAIKQAIARYGPVTASVFATPAFQAYSSGTFSEAASNYPSGRSNHAVTLVGWDDARGAWLMKNSWGTGWGEQGYMWIKYGSNNVGRYTVWVRPMRDIKGSESLARRFRSLWRSIFG, encoded by the coding sequence ATGCAGCTACTCCGATGGACCGCGCTGTTCGCAGTGGTCCTCCTCGCCCTCCCCGCCTCCGCGCAGGAAGAGGGCACCCCCAAGTGGTACGAATCGCGCCTTGAAGAGGCCCCTGGAGAGATCCGGGAGCAGCTTCAGCAGCTGAACGAGAAAGCCGACGGGTACATGGTCGGCTACACCACAGCGCTGGACCGCAAGCTGGAAGACCTCGCAGGCGAGATCGAGCCCCGCGACGCCGAGCGCATTGCAGAGCGGCAAAATGAGTTCGTCAAGGAAGCCATCGAGGTGATGCGCGACGAGTTCCCCGAGGAGTACGAGGAGTACCAGCGCAGCCTCGCGGAAGGCGACGAGGTCCTAAAGAGCGCCGGCGGCGAGCGCCTGTTGCGGTCCCCCGCGTACTCCGTCGACGCGATCGCGGAGCTGGGCGCGTTCAACTGGCGCTCGCGGGGCGTGATGACCCCGGTCGTTAACCAGGGCAGCTGCGGTAGCTGCTGGGCCTTCTCCGCCGTGGACGCCTATGAAGGCGCGTGGGTGCGCCGCTACGGAAGCTCACAGCGCAACGTGCACGTCTCCGAGCAGGACGCGATGGACTGCTCGGTCCGCTCCGGCCGCCGGCCCTGCGATGGCGGGTGGAAGCAGGACGTGTATGCGAGGATGCTGACGGAGGGAGTTACCGACGCCTCCACCGCGCCGTATACCGCCCGGAACGGGACCTGCCGCCGCGGCCTCGCTCGCCCCTACGACTCTTACCTGTGGGGCTACGCCACGAGCAACAACGTTTCCCCTTCCTCGCCTCAGACCCGCGCCATCAAGCAAGCCATCGCGCGGTACGGCCCGGTCACGGCGAGCGTGTTCGCAACGCCGGCGTTCCAGGCGTACAGCAGCGGCACGTTCTCTGAAGCCGCCTCCAACTATCCCAGCGGGCGGTCCAACCACGCCGTCACGCTTGTCGGGTGGGACGATGCGCGCGGAGCGTGGCTCATGAAGAACTCCTGGGGCACCGGCTGGGGCGAGCAGGGCTACATGTGGATCAAGTACGGCTCCAACAACGTGGGGCGCTACACCGTCTGGGTGCGGCCGATGCGCGACATCAAAGGCTCGGAAAGCCTCGCGCGGCGCTTCCGCAGCCTCTGGCGCTCCATCTTCGGATGA
- a CDS encoding sensor histidine kinase, with translation MPPKHALTLSLVVAVAAMVAAAVILLRPSPGIEGKEAYESSETAIHPVDFLPVDRSDERGAAVFSVRFNPEEHGGHRQSWDVEQAANGLIYVANSDGVLEYDGSAWRLLPVPNFRARAVVVGGDGVLYVGGEGTIGVLEPDSLGQMAYREIAGGADLADATVWTAVPTDRGVLFQTFGQLIAAENARVVDVQRAPTGQRFHKAWSAANVAYVRLEGTGFLTYEDGRLDSVPGGHNVADLSVRALHDLDGDPGGTLLVVTDSDFYHLRPETGAFTNVPSEASAALQQTRAYHGCSVGPPQDGALAVTTKGGGLIVVSATGSVVERIGREAGLTPDDLILGCTTDDQGGLWLALSSGIARIDAAAPLTRFDADRGLKGAVYSAVRYNGRIYAATDQGVYRLMPSSGEAPAVFEPVSASDGEIVQAWGFLRKDPGMLVAGTGGVFAIDGLVATPVLPETAFALASTNSESESLTYVGLRSGIATLRFTSGAWRVDARTPGITGEVRSVKPIEGGAWVTEAGGRLYRIREDGSVIASYGQEDGVPQGLASVLSIHDSLSVLAESGPFAFGVSPLSFTPMRSLSAAIENVVGSLSDGYVLRTDPSGRVWIAGREQMQAVVARGDGWRDATPPALRGVGGVMDVLDDEGTLWVSTASGLLRLTGSGSGRYAAVPSARVNAIEADEDIPFTSRSATVPYGQTVRFRFAATAFQDPARTLYSTQLVGHDDVRSAWRDERFREYTNLSPGTYVFRVDALSAQGIRARPAVVTVTVPAPWYLSVWAAMLATLFAGLAVAAIAWSTSRHHRLRADGERLRADELDRLNAQLRHADELKDSMLANTSHELRTPLTAILGFSEILTDHDDEEVQELADHMLSAGNRLLHTVNDLLDVARLRSGKVDLSPVEVDVARVARRVVAELAPLASQKGLALAVVPAGLSVIAMLDPDAFARVVTNLVSNGIKFTDRGSVTVSIDASEGDVRLQVTDTGRGIDAEFLPRLFQTFEQESTGYGRSAEGSGLGMAITGQLVDLMGGTIAVESELNKGTTIRVRIPAEATTGPSDPHRVDAASVS, from the coding sequence ATGCCTCCCAAACACGCGCTCACGCTGAGCCTCGTCGTAGCCGTCGCTGCGATGGTGGCGGCCGCCGTGATTCTGCTGAGGCCATCGCCTGGGATCGAGGGCAAGGAGGCATACGAGTCCTCTGAGACCGCCATTCACCCTGTCGACTTCCTACCAGTCGACCGTAGTGACGAACGGGGAGCCGCTGTCTTCTCCGTGCGGTTCAACCCGGAGGAGCACGGCGGGCACCGCCAGTCGTGGGATGTTGAGCAGGCCGCAAACGGGCTCATATACGTGGCCAACTCAGACGGCGTCCTGGAGTACGACGGATCCGCGTGGCGGCTTCTTCCGGTGCCCAATTTTCGAGCGCGGGCCGTCGTCGTAGGGGGAGATGGCGTCCTTTACGTTGGCGGCGAGGGGACCATCGGGGTTCTCGAACCGGACTCGCTCGGGCAAATGGCCTATCGCGAGATCGCAGGAGGCGCAGACTTGGCCGATGCCACTGTCTGGACAGCGGTACCAACGGATCGCGGCGTGCTCTTCCAGACGTTCGGTCAACTGATCGCTGCTGAGAACGCGCGCGTGGTTGATGTGCAGCGTGCTCCGACCGGTCAGCGCTTCCACAAAGCGTGGTCGGCCGCCAACGTGGCCTATGTCCGGCTGGAAGGAACGGGTTTCCTCACCTACGAGGATGGCCGCTTGGACAGCGTCCCCGGAGGGCACAACGTCGCCGACCTTTCGGTCCGCGCACTACACGACCTGGATGGTGATCCCGGTGGCACACTATTGGTCGTAACCGATAGCGATTTCTATCACCTCCGTCCCGAGACGGGGGCATTTACAAACGTCCCTTCGGAGGCGTCTGCTGCACTGCAACAAACGAGAGCGTATCACGGGTGCAGTGTGGGCCCCCCTCAAGATGGCGCGCTCGCCGTGACCACAAAGGGCGGAGGGCTGATCGTGGTGTCTGCTACTGGAAGCGTAGTCGAGAGGATCGGGAGGGAAGCAGGACTCACTCCGGACGACCTCATCCTTGGTTGTACGACGGACGATCAGGGAGGCCTATGGCTGGCTCTCTCGAGCGGGATCGCCCGCATTGATGCAGCGGCTCCCCTGACACGGTTTGATGCGGATCGGGGTCTCAAGGGAGCGGTCTACAGTGCGGTTCGATACAACGGGCGGATCTACGCCGCAACGGATCAAGGGGTATATCGACTGATGCCCTCCTCAGGCGAGGCGCCAGCAGTATTCGAACCCGTGTCGGCTTCGGATGGGGAGATCGTTCAGGCATGGGGGTTCCTGAGGAAGGACCCCGGTATGCTCGTCGCAGGGACAGGAGGCGTGTTCGCCATCGACGGGTTGGTTGCAACACCGGTACTTCCCGAGACGGCCTTCGCCCTCGCCAGCACGAATAGCGAATCCGAGTCCTTGACCTACGTCGGGCTCCGATCTGGGATTGCGACCTTGCGGTTCACCAGCGGAGCGTGGCGGGTGGACGCGCGCACCCCCGGCATAACGGGTGAAGTGCGATCTGTGAAACCCATCGAGGGCGGTGCATGGGTAACAGAGGCCGGGGGGCGCCTGTATCGCATCCGAGAGGATGGCAGCGTGATCGCCTCGTACGGTCAGGAGGACGGCGTCCCCCAGGGCTTGGCTTCGGTCCTATCCATACACGACTCCCTCTCTGTGCTTGCCGAGTCAGGGCCGTTCGCGTTTGGCGTGAGCCCTTTGAGCTTTACGCCGATGCGCTCGCTGTCTGCGGCCATCGAAAATGTGGTCGGAAGCCTTTCGGACGGGTACGTCTTGCGAACGGACCCTTCCGGGCGTGTATGGATCGCCGGGCGCGAGCAGATGCAGGCAGTTGTAGCCCGTGGCGACGGGTGGAGAGACGCCACGCCTCCCGCTCTTCGTGGTGTCGGCGGAGTGATGGACGTTCTGGATGACGAAGGGACCCTTTGGGTCTCGACCGCATCGGGGTTGCTACGCCTCACAGGGAGCGGAAGCGGCCGCTACGCGGCCGTGCCTAGTGCTCGCGTGAACGCGATCGAGGCGGACGAAGACATTCCTTTCACGAGCCGCAGCGCGACGGTTCCGTACGGGCAGACCGTCCGTTTCCGCTTTGCTGCCACCGCCTTTCAAGATCCCGCCCGAACCCTGTACAGCACCCAGCTCGTCGGGCACGACGACGTGCGCAGCGCGTGGCGAGACGAGAGGTTCCGCGAGTACACAAACCTCTCGCCGGGCACCTACGTGTTTCGCGTGGACGCTCTCTCGGCTCAAGGCATCCGAGCCCGGCCGGCAGTTGTCACGGTTACGGTACCGGCGCCGTGGTACCTGAGCGTGTGGGCCGCGATGCTCGCAACGCTTTTCGCCGGTTTGGCCGTGGCAGCCATCGCGTGGTCGACCAGTCGGCACCACCGGCTCCGCGCTGATGGTGAACGCCTGCGGGCCGATGAACTCGACCGCCTCAACGCCCAGCTTCGCCACGCCGACGAACTCAAAGACTCTATGCTCGCCAACACGAGCCACGAGCTCCGCACGCCTCTAACCGCGATCCTCGGCTTCTCGGAGATCCTCACCGATCACGACGACGAGGAGGTGCAGGAACTCGCCGATCACATGCTCTCAGCCGGCAACCGGCTTCTCCACACCGTCAATGACCTGCTCGATGTCGCCCGTCTCCGTTCGGGTAAGGTGGACCTCTCGCCCGTAGAGGTCGACGTGGCAAGGGTGGCCCGCCGCGTCGTCGCAGAACTTGCGCCTCTGGCGTCGCAGAAGGGCCTCGCGCTCGCCGTGGTCCCAGCAGGGCTGTCGGTGATTGCAATGCTCGATCCCGACGCGTTTGCGCGTGTCGTCACCAACCTCGTCTCCAACGGGATCAAGTTTACCGATCGCGGCTCCGTCACCGTATCGATCGACGCGAGCGAGGGGGATGTGCGCCTCCAGGTGACCGACACCGGCCGCGGCATCGACGCGGAGTTCCTCCCGCGCCTGTTTCAGACGTTCGAGCAAGAGTCCACCGGCTACGGACGGTCTGCCGAAGGCAGCGGCCTCGGCATGGCGATCACCGGACAACTGGTCGACCTCATGGGAGGCACGATCGCCGTGGAGAGCGAGCTGAACAAGGGCACGACGATCCGTGTCCGTATCCCTGCAGAAGCGACCACCGGTCCGTCGGACCCGCACAGAGTGGATGCGGCCTCGGTGTCGTGA
- a CDS encoding M16 family metallopeptidase: MHEITDHPAFAFDRAEGGVEAYRHTANGLTVLLAPDPSGEAAPPVAAFQVTYRVGSRNEGAGLTGATHLLEHLMFKGTDRFNREKGTSVFQTLQSIGGSINATTWYDRTNYYAVLPEAYLPLAVEVEADRMRGARVSDEDLASERTVVLNELDRGENEAFRKLLHAVFASAFHAHPYGHPVIGWRSDVETVTASGLRHFYDTYYWPSRATASVAGRFDRRAVLDLLDEHFGAIPRGPETAPEAEPLADIVDSVTREPEQRGERRTSVRMAGELGSVLLGYKAPPGLSETSDALDVLVQVMTAGKSSRLFRRLTDRGLTTSAFAYYPRLRDPGLFLLYGNLAADVEHAEVEAELKAALAEIASGGITEAEMERARRQVIADEAYGRDGPHAIVAQLNEAIAVGDWTLFTRYRERIEAVRAEDVQAAAAAIASDDRLTVGHYLPDPS; the protein is encoded by the coding sequence ATGCACGAGATCACAGACCATCCCGCTTTCGCCTTCGACCGCGCCGAAGGGGGCGTCGAGGCGTACCGGCACACGGCCAACGGCTTGACCGTTCTGCTCGCCCCGGACCCCAGCGGCGAGGCCGCACCGCCCGTCGCCGCCTTCCAGGTGACTTACCGCGTGGGCAGCCGCAACGAGGGCGCGGGGCTGACCGGCGCGACGCACCTCTTGGAGCACCTGATGTTCAAGGGGACCGACCGCTTCAACCGCGAAAAGGGGACGAGCGTGTTCCAGACGCTTCAGAGCATCGGCGGCAGCATCAACGCCACGACGTGGTACGACCGGACCAACTACTACGCCGTCCTTCCCGAAGCGTACCTGCCTCTGGCGGTCGAGGTCGAAGCCGACCGGATGCGCGGCGCGCGCGTGAGTGACGAGGACCTGGCGAGTGAGCGGACTGTGGTGCTCAACGAACTGGACCGCGGCGAGAACGAGGCGTTCCGCAAGCTGCTCCATGCCGTGTTCGCGTCGGCCTTCCACGCGCACCCGTACGGCCACCCCGTGATCGGCTGGCGCTCGGACGTGGAGACGGTCACCGCCAGCGGCCTCCGGCATTTCTACGACACCTACTACTGGCCCTCCCGCGCGACCGCGAGCGTTGCGGGGCGCTTCGACCGCCGCGCGGTTCTGGACCTCTTGGACGAGCACTTCGGCGCGATCCCGCGCGGCCCCGAGACCGCGCCAGAGGCCGAGCCTCTGGCGGACATCGTGGACTCGGTTACGCGCGAGCCGGAGCAGCGCGGTGAGCGCCGCACGAGCGTCCGCATGGCGGGCGAACTGGGCTCCGTCCTGCTGGGCTACAAAGCGCCGCCCGGACTCAGCGAGACCTCGGACGCCCTCGACGTGCTCGTGCAGGTCATGACCGCCGGGAAGTCCTCGCGCCTGTTCCGCCGCCTCACCGACCGCGGCCTCACGACCAGCGCGTTCGCCTACTATCCGCGCCTTCGCGATCCCGGCCTGTTCCTCCTCTACGGCAACCTCGCCGCCGACGTGGAGCACGCTGAGGTAGAAGCCGAACTCAAGGCCGCTCTTGCCGAGATTGCCTCTGGCGGGATCACCGAGGCCGAGATGGAGCGCGCCCGCCGCCAGGTGATCGCCGACGAGGCGTACGGGCGCGACGGGCCGCACGCGATCGTCGCTCAACTCAACGAGGCCATCGCCGTCGGCGACTGGACGCTTTTCACCCGCTACCGCGAACGCATCGAGGCCGTCCGGGCCGAGGACGTGCAAGCCGCCGCCGCCGCCATCGCGAGCGACGACCGGCTGACCGTCGGGCATTACCTCCCGGACCCCTCCTGA
- a CDS encoding M16 family metallopeptidase, whose product MSDLSIASRVAVQDAGAARVLALPTGIRDVVSFRGSFHTGPDLGANDDVVQDLVTDVLDKGTRHRDRFEIAEALEGRGARLSFYSDGLRAGFAGRCLRDDLDDVLALLAEQLREPAMDDDEIDKARRKTIASVRRATESTGAMASGAFSRRLYGPAHPNHVLSPEDEMATLEAITPEAVRRYHAEHFGSDDLLVSFVGDVDPEPLATRVREALGAWPAHGLTATFVPSALAPEAARETVPMTDKQNLDVRLGHALPITRADDAFLPLFAGVFALGGNFSGRLMQTVRDEQGLTYGVSSRMGGVAVEHDMDVRVAISLSQENLDRGIEATRAVVDEWASGGITEEELERTQATLIGQHAVALATTGGVAARLLVNAERGFDLSYLDRYVDRVGALTAPEVSAHIQRFVDPERFVQVVAGSVVR is encoded by the coding sequence ATGTCCGACCTCTCTATCGCCTCTCGCGTTGCCGTTCAAGACGCGGGCGCCGCGCGCGTTCTCGCGCTGCCCACCGGCATCCGCGATGTCGTCTCCTTCCGCGGCTCCTTCCACACCGGCCCGGACCTGGGCGCGAACGACGACGTGGTCCAGGACCTCGTGACCGACGTGCTCGACAAGGGCACGCGACACCGGGACCGCTTCGAGATCGCCGAGGCGCTCGAAGGCCGCGGCGCGCGCCTCTCGTTCTACTCCGACGGACTCCGCGCCGGGTTCGCGGGCCGTTGCCTCCGCGACGACCTGGACGACGTGCTCGCGCTTCTAGCGGAGCAGCTACGCGAGCCGGCGATGGACGACGACGAGATCGACAAGGCCCGCCGCAAGACCATCGCGAGCGTCCGCCGCGCGACCGAGTCTACCGGCGCGATGGCCTCTGGCGCCTTTTCGCGCCGCCTCTACGGGCCCGCGCACCCCAACCATGTGCTCTCGCCCGAAGACGAGATGGCGACACTGGAGGCGATCACGCCAGAGGCCGTCCGCCGCTACCACGCCGAGCACTTTGGCAGCGACGACCTGTTGGTGTCGTTCGTCGGCGACGTGGACCCGGAGCCGCTGGCGACGCGCGTGCGGGAGGCGCTGGGAGCATGGCCCGCGCACGGCCTTACGGCGACGTTTGTCCCGTCCGCGCTGGCGCCAGAGGCGGCACGCGAGACGGTGCCGATGACCGACAAGCAGAACCTCGACGTCCGCCTCGGCCACGCGTTGCCGATCACGCGCGCGGACGACGCGTTTCTGCCGCTGTTCGCGGGCGTCTTCGCGCTCGGCGGCAACTTCTCCGGGCGCCTGATGCAGACCGTTCGCGACGAGCAGGGCCTGACCTACGGCGTCAGCTCGCGCATGGGCGGCGTGGCGGTGGAGCACGATATGGACGTGCGCGTCGCAATCTCGCTCAGCCAGGAGAACCTGGACCGCGGCATCGAGGCCACACGAGCCGTTGTCGACGAGTGGGCCTCTGGCGGGATCACCGAAGAGGAACTGGAGCGTACCCAAGCGACGCTTATCGGGCAGCACGCGGTCGCGCTGGCGACGACGGGCGGGGTGGCCGCGCGGCTGCTCGTGAACGCGGAGCGGGGCTTCGACCTGTCGTACCTGGATCGGTACGTGGACCGAGTGGGGGCGCTGACGGCGCCAGAGGTCTCGGCTCACATTCAGCGGTTCGTGGACCCGGAGCGGTTCGTACAAGTCGTGGCAGGATCTGTTGTTAGGTGA